atcagataggacttgaatccaAGCCTCCTATTCTAGAACTAGGGACACAACCATAACATTACAGGAGCCCTGAGACCCTTGTGCAATATTTTCTACTGAACCTGCTCAGAGACATCATTACACCCcgcaggagcaggtgggacttgcacCCAGGCCTCATGGATCAGAGTCAGGGACCACCACAGTCATGAGGTCCTAATTTATGCGTGGGAACAGGATCAGCCTCACCTGTAACTCTTAGAGTCCAGATTCTTGTTGTAAGCATCAGGCAGAGTACCAAAGTCAGCAACTCCTATAAAATTTCCAGAAAGAGACAATACGTCTAGGAGAGGGAACATTAAGAGTTTTTTCTCATAGATGGAAATAAAGTAGCAGCAAGCTTAGCAACAAGGGGAAAAGCTCAATAAGCTAAAGTTACGACTTAAAGATGGGCAGTTTTTTGCAACTATTCAACAGGAGAAGAAGAAAGGATCAAAGGCCATGCAGCAGGGGTTTGTGGAGAATGAagatgaggaggaggatgaggattcAGATGACACAGaatctgatgatgatgatgaggagcATGGAGCACCACCAGAAGGGTGAGTCAAATCAAGCTGAGTGGAAATGAAAGCCAGAGAACTCAGCCTGATGGCTTGGTCATTGTCAACATCGAGTATTGAGCTGTTGCAGGAAGAGTAAGGCTTTATTCCTCTTGCACGCGCTTTTAAATCAGACACGAATCACATCATTCTGAATTCTGTAAGAAGCcttcttttcttttgttaattaGGTTATTTGATTTAGTCAAACAAATATATTGGTGCAGATTGAAACTGCCACTGGTTTAGGAAACATATGTTTGTAATGTACATTTCCATAAATAAAATTTTATAAACTGTCTAAAGTTTAAGCTCTGGTTCTCACATTCACCATCTAGCTTTCTAGATTAGAATATTAACTTTTTAATGCTCCCTCACTTGAGACAAAGCCTGTTATAATTGGCTATTCACACTTCACAATTGCAGGAATTGTTCAATTGCTAAAACTACTTATGATTTTTATCAACCAATGTGTACTGTAGGCAAATCATGCCACTAGAAAGTACTCACTATATGCAGTCAACAATTGTACTCAATTAGTATCTTTGGAGACCACTAAGGTTTTTCTGTAGAGCTCTTGATGTCTGAAGCTGTAAGTGGCAAGATTTTGAGATTGATATTCCAAGTCCACAGTCAGTGTTTTCAGTCAGGCAATTCTTTTGAACCTGTTTACAATTTCACAGGAAATGCAGAGAAAGTAATTCATTGCTCTCCATGTCTCTGGCACATTTGCCAATGTTTTCTAGTCTGATTTTTTGATTTAACATCATTGTTAACTCATTTAAAATGACCAATTTATTCGTAGCTTTTATTTTTCACACAAAATAATGCCTTTGGGCTCATCGGCGTTGATCATACCATGAGCTGATCCCATTCACACTGTGTGCTTTCGTTGCATTGTGGTCGAGGGGAACCTGAGCATTACCCAGAAGTTGAACAGAGAGCTTTGTTGCTGTGTATCCCTGTACTAGGTGCATAAATGGTATGAGCACGTACTCTTCTCACACAACAGACAGTATATTTATGCCAAAATAAGAAACATTAGTTGCAAGATGAGACATGAAATACTAAGATTCTTTTTACTTTTATCTTTAAAAAGGTAAGCTTTTTAAAGATAAAAGGATTTTAATGAGATCTTAATTCTTAAGTCCTTGAGTTTTCTGAGTTTTGTCTTTTAACAGACTCTCTCTTATCTCACTATTTAGAGATTTTCCTCATATTATTTTCTGTGGTACCATGTACAGAATTAGTTTAATGTCAGATCTAATTATTGTTATTAGAATCAGGTACTGACTCACTACCCATAATTTATAATGTTCTGTCTCTTTCAGTGCATATGATCCTGCAGATTATGAGCATCTTCCCACTTCCAATGAGATAAAGGAACTGTTCCAGTATATCACCAGGTAAAAGTCACGAATAATTTGTTTCAAGTAGATTTTGTTTTTCATGGGATGGGGATGCCACTGGCAAGGACAGTATTTGTTGACCGTCGCTGGATGCATTTGCACTGAGTGACTTGCCatgtcatttcagagagcagttaggagTCATCCACATTCCTGTTGTTCTatggtgcttttatattctagcgATTGTTTTAGAGAATCTCCTATGGCAGAACTTTAGCAACAGTATCCTCCAGTTTACATTCTCACCTGCCTCAATTTTCCCTGAGGTGTGAGGCAGAAGGATCCACTGATTGCTGCTGAGATGCATACATTGCaagaggagtaggccaatcagcctttTGAGCTGGCTCCCCATTTAATGTAATCACAGCTGACTGAAAACTTCAAAAATGCCTTTTTCCCACTTTATGTTCATAACCCTTTCTAACTCATTCTGTACCTGTACAACATGTATTTGTGCACCAGCACAGTTTACTCAACTCATTATCTTCCTGTACAATATGCACTTGTCTCTTAATATTTTCATGGGGTGTGCGCGTTAATAGCTAGGCCAGCctctattgcccatctctaattgccgtAGAAAGTTAATGTTGAGTtgccttctcaaaccactgcGGTTTTTGGGGCCTGAGGAAACCTgcagtgttgttaggaaggagATTTCAGGATTCTAACCTAGCAACAGTCAAAAAATGTTGATGtaattctaagtcaggatagtgtgtggcatggaggggaccttgcaggtggtggtgttcctagaCATTTGCTGCTCCTGTCCTTCTGGGTGGCAGTTGCTGAGGATTTGGAAGCTGCTGCTAAAGTAAGTTTGGTGAGTTGCTGAGGCACTGTTTACCTGCACAGTACATACATAACCTGCAGAGAAAATACTTCCACCAGGAAATCCAAAACCAGTGACCAACCAACAATCCAAGGTGACTCATAAATCCAATACTGAATCAAATAGATGGTTGGCCTCTGATTTTGGATTCTCCTcatggaaatattttctccataTCTACCTCAGTGACTTATAAATCCCAGCAGGGAATTAAAAGATTTGCTGAGAAGGCTGAGAGAAAATGAATATATTTGAAGGTAATTCGATGGAATGTAAAGACCTGTACAGACTAATTGGGCTAAAtgttctgtttccttgctgtatgtaTTTTATGTAATTCTTTGTACTTATAACACTATTGCCTTCTTGAGAATAATtaaagatgggtaataaatgctccccagtcagcaacacccttattccatgaaagaacaaattaaaaaacAGTTTGCCTCTTAAATGCATCAATGCTGTTAAACGAGTCTAGAGAAGTGTTTTTGACTGCTTTTGGCTTTGTGTGTGACAGATATACTCCGCAATCCATTGAGCTGGACCATAAGCTGAAGCCATTCATTCCAGACTTCATTCCTTCAGTGGGTGATATTGATGCCTTTTTGAAGGTTcagaaattaaatatttatattatcacaattcagtttccttttctacattgttatttttctgaagttaattttgtttttagtttgttATTCAAACACTTGTAATTATTCTTTTTATCTCTTAACAGTGCTGATGAATTACTGTCTGTTCCACATACTGCAGAAACATATCAAACTAGGAAGTGGTCTTGACAACCTAATTCACTGATCCGATATTAGGATGAATAATACTCACATAATACCTTGGTCCAATTAGACACAGCTCAGCATATTACAGCACATTAAACTGTTTACAGATTTCAGCCCCTCCAGCACACCAGCACCTcataaaaattaatttaaaaatgactTTGAATTCCCATTTGCTGAGTTATTTCCCATGTGACCTGCAGGTACCTCGCCCTGATGGGAAACCTGACAACCTGGGCCTGATCCCATTGGATGAACCTTGTGCGAAGCAGTCTGATCCGACTGTTCTGTCACTGTGGCTGACAGAAAATTCGAAACAGCACAGTATCACGGTAAAGAGCTGGATGTTTAATAGAGGTGATGCAGCTTCTTCTGGGAGCTGGTGCTCTAGTAATATTACTGATTAACTCAAGCACCAAAAGCAGTTCAGTGCTGTCACTAGGAATTCATAGAATGCAATGGCGATTGTGTGAAATGTTTGCGGTGCATCTGCTTAAACTGTGAATAGTATCCAGTCACCTAATTCTAGATTATACTGTAGAGGCATTTCTGGAGAAAGTGCATTGAACTGTAGCATTGACGTATTGTTGATTACAGGCACCTAGGAATTGCAATCTTCCAAAAAAACTATTGATGCTGTGGCTCAgttaaaaatttcaaaactgaattgATTGACTTTTTTTGTTAGATAAGACTTTTAacaatta
The window above is part of the Chiloscyllium plagiosum isolate BGI_BamShark_2017 chromosome 36, ASM401019v2, whole genome shotgun sequence genome. Proteins encoded here:
- the ift46 gene encoding intraflagellar transport protein 46 homolog isoform X2; translated protein: MADNSSDEYEEENSKITSTEEKKKGSKAMQQGFVENEDEEEDEDSDDTESDDDDEEHGAPPEGAYDPADYEHLPTSNEIKELFQYITRYTPQSIELDHKLKPFIPDFIPSVGDIDAFLKVPRPDGKPDNLGLIPLDEPCAKQSDPTVLSLWLTENSKQHSITQLKVKSLENAEKNPKALDNWMDSISELHHSKPPANIHYTKPMPDIEALMQEWPPEFEELLGKVSLPTADINCELTQYIDMICAFQSSRRRE